The DNA segment GCGCAAAGAGAGGTCGAGCACCACCAGGTCGTAGTCGCGCGTGGCCATGGCGGCGCGCATGGCAGCGCCGCCCTCGGCGCCGTCGGCTTCGATGCCAAAGGTGGATAGGTACTCGGCCAGCATGGAGCGGATCTGCGGATCGTCGTCGACGATCAGCAAATGAAGGGGCGAGGCGGGAGAATGGTCCATCGGGTTTCGTCGTGCTTTGCAGCGGTTCGCCGCGTCGTTCGCGGCAGGTTGGTGCGCCGGCAGGCCGGCATTGCAGCAGATTGGTGGGGCGGATCAGGGCGGCCCCGGCAAGCCGCCGCCGCCAGGGATTCACTCTACCAGCCCGGCGCGGCGGCCTGATAGGCAGGGTGTGGCCGCTTTGTACCGGGCTTGATACAAAGCGGCTCGCCCGGCGGCCCGCTTTGTACAGCATTGCTTCCGCGCGCTGACCAAGCGCTCAAGCAACAGCGGGCGGGCCTTTCTAATATGTCATGTCGTTACCCCGCCGCTTTTGTGCCTGCCAGTTCCCGACCGGCGGGCCACGGCCGCCCGGCTGCCCCCGCTATGCTTGAAGCCATCGGCATTACGTTGGCAATCCCGGGCCTCTCCCCGCATCACCTCCATGGAGAATCCTTGTGACCCAGCCCCAAGCCTTGCTGCCCCGCATCCGCGCCTTGCTGTCCCTTGCCGTGCTGTGCGGCGCCTGCGCCTTGACGCTGCCGGCGCACGCACTGCAGACCAGCCCACAGGTGGTTGCCGGCGCCGGCCGGCCAGTGGCGCCCACATCGCTGCGCGAAGCGCTGGCGCTCACGCCTGCCCAGGCCACGCTGTGGCAAGCCGCCCTGGATGCGGCGCGGGAGGCGCATGCCCACGCGCTGGAACTGCAGGCGCGCTTTATCCGCGAAGGTGGAGGCCCCGGTCAGCCGGAGGGGCCCGAGTCGTCGCTGCGCGCCCGCGCGGAGCGGGAAGACCGGCTGCACGATGCGCTCGACAAGGATCGCCGCGCCGCGCGCGATCGCTGGATTACATTTGAAGAGAGCCTGGATGCCGGCCAGCGCAGGCACCTGCACGACATGCCGGAGGGCCGCTTGGCGGTTCCGCCGCAGGGCACATTCGGCCCCGGCGCCCACCCCTTCCCCGGCGCCATGCCAGGCCCCATGCCCGGCCGCGGACCAGCGCCCATGCCCTGCGCCTTCGGCGCGAACAGCCCATTTGGCGTACCCGGCGCTGCGGGGCCTCACCAACAAGGAGCGCCAGATGCCCGGTAAGCCCCTCGGCCACGCAAGCCCGATAGCAGCAAACAGCGGCCGCCGCCGCTTCCTCGGCGGTGTACTGTGAGGATCGCCACCGGCGCCGATGGCGCCGCGCAGTTCCTGACGATCTACCCGGGCTGGTACGCGCCGCGCGCGGTGCGTATCCACTTGAAGATCCATCTCGGCAAGACCGAGGTACTGACCAGCCTGCTGTTCTTCGACGATGCGCTCAGCCGCGAGGTGCATCTGCAGCATGCCGCGTATCGCACGCGCGGCGCTTCGCCAGTGCAAAACGCACAGGACGGCATTGCCGGCGCGCGCCTGACGGCCACGGGATCTGGCGGATTCCCTAAAAAAACGCCCCCGGACCCAAGTGCGGAGGCGCTGAACAGGGAAGAATTCGGGCGTGCTGCCCGGCCACGCCACTCCGAAGGGACGGAACGGCGCGACGCCTGGTCCATACGTCGGGCCAGGCACCGGTGATGTTAGACAGACATCGGGCGGGGGTCTTGTCCCGCTTGTAGGCTAATGTATCGACTTTGTACGATTGGCACCGGGATGGGGCACGGAACGCCCGCCGGGGCCGGTCATGCGGAGGTCTTGCCTGGCGTGCCGGGCGTTCCCAGCAAGGCCTTGAGCCCTGCCAGGCGGTCCTTGGGGCTCATGGCGGGCGTTTCGTCCTTGATCGCGGGGGCCTCTTCGAGCTTCATCTCGCCGATAAAGCGCGAGGGCTCGCAAGAGTAGGTATCGCGGGCGCGCTTGCGCTTCTTGCACCAGCTCAGGTGCAGGCTGCGCTGCGCACGCGTGATGCCTACATACATCAGGCGGCGCTCTTCCTCGATCTTCTCGTCGCTCATGTCCTCGTCTTCGCGGCAGTGGGGCAGGATGCCCTCTTCCACCCCGACCAGGAACACGTGCGGGTACTCCAGCCCCTTGGAGGCGTGCAGCGTCGACAGGCGCACCGCGTCGGGATCTTCCTCGCGGCCTTCGAGCATGCTCATCAGCGCCACCGTCTGGGTCAGCTCCAGCAGGTTCTTGCCCTCGTCGCCGAAACCATCGGCGGTGTCGAAGCCGGTGGCCTCCTCGCCCTCGCCCGTCGCCTCGGGCTTGGTGCCCTTGCGCTTGAGCCAGTCGAGGAACTCCAGCGTGTTGGTCCAGCGCGACTGGGCCTGGCGCTCATCGAAGGTGTCGTACAGGTAGGCCTCGTAGTGGATGCCTTCCATCATGTCGTCGAGCACCTGGGTGGCGGGATCGCTGGCCGCGCGCCCGGCCAGGCGCACCATGGCCTCGCAGAACACCCGCAGCGGCTCCAGCTGGCGCGGCTGGAGCTTGCCTTCGATGCCGCCCATCATGGCCGCCTCGAACAACGACACCTTGGCCTGGCCGGCGAAGGTGCCAAGCACTTCCAGCGTGGTGTTGCCCACGCCGCGCTTGGGCGTGGTGATGGCGCGGATGAAGGCGGGATCGTCGTCCGGGTTGGCGATCAGGCGCAGGTAGGCGCAGATGTCCTTGATCTCGGCCTTGTCAAAGAAGCTCTGCCCGCCCGAGAGCACATAGGGAATGCGCTCGCGGCGCAGGATCTGCTCGAACAGCCGCGCCTGGTGGTTGCCGCGATACAGGATGGCGTAGTCGCGGAACTGCGCGCGCCGCTCGAACTTGTGGGCCGACAAGCGGAATACGACCGACTCCGCCTCGTGCTCCTCATCGTTCATTGGGTTGACGGCAATGGGGTCGCCCATGCCGTGCTCGCTCCACAGCTTCTTGTCGAACAGCTTGGGATTGTTGGAGATGACCGCATTGGCCGCCTCCAGGATGCGCACGGTGGAGCGGTAGTTCTGCTCCAGCTTGACCACCTTCAGGTCGGGGAAATCGGTCTGCAGCAGCTTGAGGTTGTCCAGCGTGGCGCCGCGCCAGCCGTAGATGGCCTGGTCGTCGTCGCCCACCGCGGTGAAGGCCGGTGCGCGCAGGTGCGAGCCGCCGGCGAGCTGCTTGAGCAGCTGGTACTGGCAGGCGTTGGTGTCCTGGTACTCGTCCACCAGGAAGTAGCGCAGCCGGTTCTGCCAGCGCAGGCGCACCTCTTCGTTGCGCGCGAACAGCTCTGCCGGCAGGCGGATCAGGTCGTCGAAGTCCACCGCCTGGTAGGCATGCAGCGTAGCCACGTAGTTGCGGTAGATCAGCGCCGCCTGGTGATCGTCGGGGTTGTCGGCCCGGGCGATGGCGGTCTCGGGATCGACCATGCCGTTCTTCCACAGCGAGATGGTGCTCTGCACGCTGCGGATCAGCTTCTTGTCGGTGGAGGCGAGCTGCTCCTGCACCATGCCAAAGCAATCGTCCGAGTCCATGATGGAAAAGCGCGGCTTCAGGCCCACGTGCTCGGCCTCGGCGCGCAGGATCTGCACGCCCAGCGAGTGGAAGGTGCTCACCGTGATCTGCTTGATGGGGATGCGCTTGCCCTCGCGCGTGGTCTTGCCTTCCATCAGCTTGGCGATGCGCTCCTGCATCTCCTTGGCGGCCTTGTTGGTGAAGGTCACCGCGGCGATGTGCTTGGGCTGGAAGCCCTTGTCCTCGATCAGGTGCGCGATCTTCTGCGTGATCACCCGGGTCTTGCCCGAGCCAGCGCCGGCGAGCACCAGGCAGGGGCCGTCGAGGTAGCGAACGGCTTCGGATTGGGCAGGATTGAGTCCGTGGGTCATGCGAGGGCTGGTGGTGGTGCTGGGTGGCGGGATGGCCGGCAAGGCGGGCGCGGGCTTTTGCGCATGGCAAAAGCAGCACATGCACTGGCGCGGCCAAGGCCACGGGTGAAGCCTGCAGCACAGCAAAAGCCATCGGAGCCGCAGATGTTAACACGCCGGCCAGCCGGCCAGCGGCTGCGCCCGGGCTGGCGCGCGAGCGCGTTGACAAGCCCCCGAGGCTGGCTGTAGAGTCGCGCCATCCGACCGGGAGAGCGCGCAGATCTTGCGCCGCCGAAGGGGTATCACCCGAAAACTCTCAGGCACCATGGACTGGTTGGATCGGCTTGCAACATGCACACGATGCACGCCGTACTCTGGAGAGCGGCACCCGCCACTGATCGATTCCGTCGACAGCCTTGGTGAGCGTGCCCACCGAAGGGGCGCGCAAGGCTTGGGTTTCCGGTAAATGGAATCCGCCTTGTAATCTCTCAGGTATCGAGGACAGAGGGGTCATCCGCCGCAGCGGATCTGGCAGCGCTATGGCGCGCCGAATCCTGCGGCGGATGGCCCTTTTTAGTTTTCGAACCGAGATTTGCCTTCCCCCGAGGATTCCATGACGCTCCAGGCCACGCCCCTCAACGCTATCCACCGCGCACTCAGCGCCCGCATGGTCGACTTCGGCGGCTGGGACATGCCGGTCAACTACGGCTCCCAGATCGAGGAACATCACGCCGTGCGCACGGATGCCGGCATGTTCGACGTCTCCCACATGTGCGTGGTCGATCTCAATGGCGAGCATGTGCGTGCCTTCCTGCGTGGCCTGCTGGCCAACAATGTGGACAAGCTGCAAACGCCGGGCAAGGCGCTGTACTCCTGCATGCTGGACGAGAAGGGTGGCGTCATCGACGACCTGATCGTCTATTTCTTCGCCGAGGACCACTTCCGCCTGGTGGTGAATGCTGGCACCGCCAACAACGATATCGAATGGATCGCCGCGCGCAACGCCGCCACCAATAGCGGCGTGCGCATCACGCCGCGCCGCGGCGACAATGCGCCCGACGGCGTGGCTCCGCTGGCGATCGTCGCGGTGCAGGGCCCGAATGCCCGCGCCAAGGTGTGGAACGCCTTCCCCTCGACACAACCCAGCGAAGCCCTGAAGCCGTTCAACGCCGTCGTGGTGCAGGACCCCGCCCTTGGCGAAGTCATGGTGGCACGCACCGGCTATACCGGCGAAGACGGGTTCGAGCTGGTGGTGCCAGCCGAGAACGTGGCCGGCCTGTGGGAAAAGCTGATCGCCGAGGGCGTGCGCCCGGCGGGCCTGGGCGCGCGCGACACGCTGCGCCTGGAGGCCGGCATGAACCTGTACGGCCAGGACATGGATATCCACACCTCGCCGCTCAACGCCGGCCTGGCCTGGACCGTGGACCTGCAAAGCGAACGCGACTTCACCGGCAAGGCGGCCCTGGTCGCTGGCGGCAAGACCCAGCAGTTCGTCGGGCTGATCCTGCGCCCGGCCAACGGAAAAGCGGGCGGCGTGCTGCGCGCCCACCAGAAGGTCATCACCCCTGCTGGCGAAGGCGAAATCACCAGTGGCACCTTCAGCCCCTCGCTGTCCCAGTCCATCGCTTTTGCCCGCCTGCCGCTCGACGTTGCGCTCGGCGCCGAGGTGCAGGTCGAGATCCGCGACCGCAAACTCGCCGCGACTGTGGTTAAACTGCCGTTTGTGCGCAATGGCAAGGCACTCGTGAGCTGAAACGCTCGCACCGGTCACAGCGCGCCCGCCGGCGGTTACCCCGTCGAACTTCGACATCCCCCCGGCTGGCGCTGAATAACAAATTGAATCTGGAGCAATCCCATGAATTTCCCCGCCGACCTGAAATACACCGAGTCCCATGAGTGGGTGCGCGTCGAAGCCGACGGCACGCTGACCATCGGCATCACCGACCACGCGCAGGACGCGCTGGGCGACATCGTCTTCCTGGAACTGCCGGAAGTGGGCAAGTCGGTCGGCGCCGGCGACGCGCTGGCCGTGGTGGAATCGGTCAAGGCCGCGTCCGACATCTACGCGCCGGTGGCAGGCGAAGTGATCGCCATCAACGACGCCGCCGCGGCCGCGCCGGAAAGCGTCAATGCCGACGCCTTCGACGCCTGGCTGTTCAAGCTCAAGCCGGCCAACAGCGACGACGTGAACGGCCTGATGTCGGCCGACGCCTATAAGGCCAACGTCGGCGCCTGATGCCAGATCGTCATTCCCGCGCCACGGGAATGACGGATAAAGACTGCCGCGACGCGGACCGGGCCGACCACCCGCCGCACCGCTCCCACGAGATTCTTGCCATGAACGCCCCTTTGCCCATGACTGCCGCCCAAGTTGCCCGGCCCACGCTGGCCGAACTGGAGGCGCGCGACGCCTTCGCCTCCCGCCATATCGGCCCCGACGCCGCCGAACAACAGCACATGCTCAAGGTGCTGGGCTATGACAACCGCGCCGCGCTGATCGACGCCGTCATCCCCGCCGCCATCCGCCGCCGCGACGGCATGCCGCTGGGCGAGTTCACCGCGCCGCTGACCGAAGAAGCCGCGCTGGCCAAGCTGCGTGGCCTGGCCAGCAAGAACCGCGTGCTCAAGAGCTTTATCGGCCAGGGCTACTACAACACGCTGACCCCGGGCGTGGTGCTGCGCAATATCTTCGAGAACCCGGCCTGGTACACCGCCTACACGCCCTACCAGCCCGAGATTTCCCAGGGCCGCCTGGAAGCCATGCTGAACTTCCAGCAGATGGTGACCGACCTGACCGGCCTGGACATCGCCAATGCGTCGATGCTGGATGAAGGCACGGCGGCCGCCGAGGCCATGACGCTGCTGCAGCGCGTCAACAAGCACGCCTCCACCACTTTCTATGTCGCGGACGACGTGCTGCCGCAAACGCTGGAAGTGGTACGCACCCGCGCGCTGCCGCTGGGCATCGAAGTCAAGGTTGGCCCCGCTGCCGAAGCGGCCGGTGCCCATGCCTTCGGCGTGCTGCTGCAGTACCCCGGCGTGAACGGCGATGTGGCCGACTACCGCGCCATCGCCGACGCGGTGCACGCTGCTGGCGGCCTGGTGGTGGCTGCCGCCGACCTGCTGGCGCTGACCCTGATCGCCGCGCCCGGAGAGTGGGGCGCCGACGTGGCGGTGGGCAACTCGCAACGCTTTGGCGTGCCGCTCGGCTTTGGCGGCCCGCACGCCGGCTACATGGCGGTCAAGGATGCCTTCAAGCGCTCCATGCCCGGCCGCCTGGTGGGCGTGACCATCGACGCGCAAGGCAACAAGGCGTATCGCCTGGCCCTGCAAACGCGCGAGCAGCATATCCGCCGCGAAAAAGCGACGTCGAACATCTGTACGGCACAGGTGCTGCTGGCCGTGATGGCCTCGATGTACGCCGTGTACCACGGCCCGCAAGGCCTCAAGCGCATCGCCCAGCGCGTGCACCGCCTGACGGCCACGCTGGCCGGCGGCCTGGAGCAACTGGGCTACGCGCGCACCAACGCCACCTTCTTCGATACGCTGACGCTGGAAACCGGCTTCAACACCGAAGCCCTCCACGCCTCGGCCACCGCGCGGGGCATCAACCTGCGCCACGCCGGCGCCACCCGCATCGGCATCTCACTGGACGAGACCGCCTCGCGCGAGGACGTCGTCGCCCTGCTGGAAATCTTCGCCCACGGCAAGCCGGTGCCCGGCTTCGATGCACTCGAAGCCGCCGCGCAAGACGCGTTCCCGGCCGGCCTGGCGCGCCAGAGCGCCTACCTGACGCACCCGGTGTTCAACACGCACCACGCCGAGCACGAAATGCTGCGCTACCTGCGCATGCTGGCCGACAAGGACCTGGCGCTGGACCGCACCATGATCCCGCTGGGCTCGTGCACCATGAAGCTCAACGCCACCAGCGAGATGATCCCGGTGACGTGGCCCGAATTCAGCAAGATCCACCCGTTCGCGCCGCTGGACCAGACGGTCGGCTACCGCGAGATGATCGACCAGCTCGAAGCCATGCTGTGCGCCGCCACCGGCTACGCGGCGGTGAGCCTGCAGCCCAATGCCGGCTCGCAAGGCGAATACGCCGGCCTGCTGATCATCCATGCGTACCACGCCAGCCGTGGCGAAAGCCACCGCGACATCTGCCTGATCCCGTCCTCCGCGCACGGCACCAACCCGGCGTCGGCACAGATGGCCGGCATGAAGGTGGTGGTGGTGGCCTGTGACGAGAACGGCAACGTCGACCTGGAAGACCTGGCGAAGAAGGCCGAGCAGCACAGCAAGAACCTCGCCGCGATCATGATCACCTACCCGTCTACGCACGGCGTATTCGAGCAGGGCGTGCAGCAGATCTGCCACATCGTGCACAAGCACGGCGGCCAGGTCTACGTCGACGGCGCCAACATGAACGCCATGGTCGGCACCGCCGCGCCGGGCCAGTTCGGTGGCGACGTGTCCCACCTGAACCTGCACAAGACCTTCTGCATCCCCCACGGCGGTGGCGGCCCGGGCGTTGGCCCGGTGGCGGTCGGTGCGCATCTGGCTGACTTCCTGCCCAACCAGGACAGCGTGGGCTATCGCCGCGACGACCAGGGCATCGGCGGCGTGTCCGCCGCGCCGTTCGGCTCGGCCAGCATCCTGCCGATCTCGTGGATGTACATCGCCATGATGGGCTCGGCCGGCCTGACCGCCGCCACCGAGAACGCCATCCTGGCCGCCAACTACGTGGCGCGCCGCCTGTCGCCGCACTTCCCCGTGCTCTACACTGGCCAGCACGGCCTGGTGGCGCACGAGTGCATCCTGGACGTACGCGCGCTGCAAAAGACCACCGGCATCTCCAACGAGGACGTGGCCAAGCGCCTGATGGACTACGGCTTCCACGCCCCCACCATGAGCTTCCCGGTGCCGGGCACGCTGATGATCGAGCCGACCGAGAGCGAGGCCCTGCACGAGCTGGACCGCTTTATCGACGCGATGATCGCCATCCGCGCCGAGATTGCCCGCGTGGAAGACGGCACCTTCGACCGCGAGGACAACCCGCTGAAGAATGCGCCGCACACCGCCGCCGTGATCACCGCCGACGTGTGGGAACACAAGTACACGCGCCAGGAAGCCGCCTACCCGGTGGCCGCGCTGCGCACGCAGAAGTACTGG comes from the Cupriavidus basilensis genome and includes:
- the gcvP gene encoding aminomethyl-transferring glycine dehydrogenase — protein: MNAPLPMTAAQVARPTLAELEARDAFASRHIGPDAAEQQHMLKVLGYDNRAALIDAVIPAAIRRRDGMPLGEFTAPLTEEAALAKLRGLASKNRVLKSFIGQGYYNTLTPGVVLRNIFENPAWYTAYTPYQPEISQGRLEAMLNFQQMVTDLTGLDIANASMLDEGTAAAEAMTLLQRVNKHASTTFYVADDVLPQTLEVVRTRALPLGIEVKVGPAAEAAGAHAFGVLLQYPGVNGDVADYRAIADAVHAAGGLVVAAADLLALTLIAAPGEWGADVAVGNSQRFGVPLGFGGPHAGYMAVKDAFKRSMPGRLVGVTIDAQGNKAYRLALQTREQHIRREKATSNICTAQVLLAVMASMYAVYHGPQGLKRIAQRVHRLTATLAGGLEQLGYARTNATFFDTLTLETGFNTEALHASATARGINLRHAGATRIGISLDETASREDVVALLEIFAHGKPVPGFDALEAAAQDAFPAGLARQSAYLTHPVFNTHHAEHEMLRYLRMLADKDLALDRTMIPLGSCTMKLNATSEMIPVTWPEFSKIHPFAPLDQTVGYREMIDQLEAMLCAATGYAAVSLQPNAGSQGEYAGLLIIHAYHASRGESHRDICLIPSSAHGTNPASAQMAGMKVVVVACDENGNVDLEDLAKKAEQHSKNLAAIMITYPSTHGVFEQGVQQICHIVHKHGGQVYVDGANMNAMVGTAAPGQFGGDVSHLNLHKTFCIPHGGGGPGVGPVAVGAHLADFLPNQDSVGYRRDDQGIGGVSAAPFGSASILPISWMYIAMMGSAGLTAATENAILAANYVARRLSPHFPVLYTGQHGLVAHECILDVRALQKTTGISNEDVAKRLMDYGFHAPTMSFPVPGTLMIEPTESEALHELDRFIDAMIAIRAEIARVEDGTFDREDNPLKNAPHTAAVITADVWEHKYTRQEAAYPVAALRTQKYWPPVGRADNVYGDRNLFCACVPMSEYTEE
- the gcvH gene encoding glycine cleavage system protein GcvH, which codes for MNFPADLKYTESHEWVRVEADGTLTIGITDHAQDALGDIVFLELPEVGKSVGAGDALAVVESVKAASDIYAPVAGEVIAINDAAAAAPESVNADAFDAWLFKLKPANSDDVNGLMSADAYKANVGA
- the gcvT gene encoding glycine cleavage system aminomethyltransferase GcvT, whose translation is MTLQATPLNAIHRALSARMVDFGGWDMPVNYGSQIEEHHAVRTDAGMFDVSHMCVVDLNGEHVRAFLRGLLANNVDKLQTPGKALYSCMLDEKGGVIDDLIVYFFAEDHFRLVVNAGTANNDIEWIAARNAATNSGVRITPRRGDNAPDGVAPLAIVAVQGPNARAKVWNAFPSTQPSEALKPFNAVVVQDPALGEVMVARTGYTGEDGFELVVPAENVAGLWEKLIAEGVRPAGLGARDTLRLEAGMNLYGQDMDIHTSPLNAGLAWTVDLQSERDFTGKAALVAGGKTQQFVGLILRPANGKAGGVLRAHQKVITPAGEGEITSGTFSPSLSQSIAFARLPLDVALGAEVQVEIRDRKLAATVVKLPFVRNGKALVS
- a CDS encoding UvrD-helicase domain-containing protein; the encoded protein is MTHGLNPAQSEAVRYLDGPCLVLAGAGSGKTRVITQKIAHLIEDKGFQPKHIAAVTFTNKAAKEMQERIAKLMEGKTTREGKRIPIKQITVSTFHSLGVQILRAEAEHVGLKPRFSIMDSDDCFGMVQEQLASTDKKLIRSVQSTISLWKNGMVDPETAIARADNPDDHQAALIYRNYVATLHAYQAVDFDDLIRLPAELFARNEEVRLRWQNRLRYFLVDEYQDTNACQYQLLKQLAGGSHLRAPAFTAVGDDDQAIYGWRGATLDNLKLLQTDFPDLKVVKLEQNYRSTVRILEAANAVISNNPKLFDKKLWSEHGMGDPIAVNPMNDEEHEAESVVFRLSAHKFERRAQFRDYAILYRGNHQARLFEQILRRERIPYVLSGGQSFFDKAEIKDICAYLRLIANPDDDPAFIRAITTPKRGVGNTTLEVLGTFAGQAKVSLFEAAMMGGIEGKLQPRQLEPLRVFCEAMVRLAGRAASDPATQVLDDMMEGIHYEAYLYDTFDERQAQSRWTNTLEFLDWLKRKGTKPEATGEGEEATGFDTADGFGDEGKNLLELTQTVALMSMLEGREEDPDAVRLSTLHASKGLEYPHVFLVGVEEGILPHCREDEDMSDEKIEEERRLMYVGITRAQRSLHLSWCKKRKRARDTYSCEPSRFIGEMKLEEAPAIKDETPAMSPKDRLAGLKALLGTPGTPGKTSA